A single window of Streptomyces cathayae DNA harbors:
- a CDS encoding class I SAM-dependent methyltransferase: MRDMSDDRADDHTHDHTHVQEFFTARAAGWDRRFPDDGPAYAAAVADLGLREGDRVLDAGCGTGRALPPLRAAVGSSGTVLGAELTPAMLREAAAAGRDGDGTLLLTDVAALPLRSGALDAVFAAGLIAHLPHPAENLREVARVVRPGGALALFHPIGRAALAARQGRSLTPDDLRAEHNLRPLLAGSGWRMTSYADEEARFLALAVRED; encoded by the coding sequence ATGCGGGACATGAGTGACGACCGCGCAGACGACCACACGCACGACCACACACACGTCCAGGAGTTCTTCACCGCGCGTGCCGCCGGCTGGGACCGCCGTTTCCCCGACGACGGTCCGGCCTACGCGGCCGCGGTCGCCGACCTCGGGCTGCGTGAGGGCGACCGGGTGCTCGACGCGGGCTGTGGCACCGGACGGGCCCTGCCGCCGCTGCGTGCCGCGGTGGGCTCCTCGGGAACGGTCCTCGGGGCGGAGCTGACGCCGGCCATGCTGCGGGAGGCCGCGGCCGCCGGACGGGACGGCGACGGCACGCTGCTGCTCACCGATGTCGCCGCACTGCCCCTGCGTTCGGGGGCGCTCGACGCCGTGTTCGCGGCGGGCCTCATCGCGCATCTGCCCCACCCGGCCGAAAATCTCCGTGAGGTGGCGCGGGTGGTGCGTCCCGGTGGGGCGCTGGCGTTGTTCCACCCGATCGGGAGGGCCGCGCTCGCCGCCCGCCAGGGCCGCTCGCTCACACCGGACGATCTCCGCGCGGAGCACAACCTCCGTCCGCTGCTGGCCGGTTCGGGCTGGCGCATGACGTCGTACGCCGACGAGGAAGCGCGGTTCCTGGCGCTGGCCGTCCGGGAGGACTGA
- a CDS encoding roadblock/LC7 domain-containing protein, translated as MTQHQGLDWLLDDLTRRVEQVRHVLVLSNDGLVTGTSTGLRREDAEYLAAVSSGLHSLAKGSGQHFGAGGMRQTMIEFDDAMLFVTAAGAGSCLCVLSGAEADVGRVAYEMTLLVNRVGEHLDVDARRPGSNGLAGN; from the coding sequence ATGACGCAACATCAGGGACTCGACTGGCTGCTGGACGACCTGACCAGGCGTGTTGAGCAGGTGCGGCACGTCTTGGTCCTGTCCAACGACGGACTGGTGACCGGGACGAGCACGGGACTGCGCCGCGAGGACGCGGAGTACTTGGCGGCCGTGTCGTCCGGACTGCACAGCCTCGCCAAGGGATCCGGACAGCACTTCGGTGCGGGCGGAATGCGCCAGACGATGATCGAGTTCGACGACGCGATGCTCTTCGTCACCGCGGCGGGCGCCGGCAGCTGCCTGTGCGTGCTCAGCGGGGCCGAGGCCGACGTCGGACGGGTCGCCTACGAGATGACCCTGCTGGTCAACCGGGTCGGAGAACATCTGGACGTGGACGCCCGCCGACCGGGCTCCAACGGTCTCGCCGGGAACTGA
- a CDS encoding DEAD/DEAH box helicase has translation MTLIDQLPPTADPDALYEAFESWAQERGLTLYPHQEEALIEVVSGANVIVSTPTGSGKSMIAAAAHFAALARDEVTFYTAPIKALVSEKFFELCKIFGTENVGMLTGDASVNADAPVICCTAEVLASIALRDGRHADVGQVVMDEFHFYAEPDRGWAWQIPLLELPQAQFVLMSATLGDVSFFEKDLARRTGRPTSVVRSATRPVPLSYEYRYTPLTETLTDLLTARQAPVYIVHFTQAQAVERAQALMSINMCTREEKDRIADLIGNFRFTTKFGRNLSRYVRHGIGVHHAGMLPKYRRLVEKLAQAGLLKVICGTDTLGVGVNVPIRTVLFTALTKYDGSRVRTLRAREFHQIAGRAGRAGFDTEGFVVAQAPEHVVENEKALAKAGDDPKKRRKVVRKKAPEGFVAWSEQSFEKLIGSDPEPLTSRFRVTHTMLLSVIARPGNAFEAMRHLLEDNHEPRRQQLRHIRRAIAIYRSLLDGGIVEKLDTPDAEGRTVRLTVDLQQDFALNQPLSTFALAAFELLDPDSPSYALDMVSAVESTLDDPRQILAAQQNKARGEAVALMKADGVEYEERMERLQDITYPKPLEELLFHAYNTYRTSHPWVGDHPLSPKSVVRDMYERAMSFTELVSHYDLARTEGIVLRYLASAYKALEHTVPDDLKSEDLQDLIAWLGEMVRQVDSSLLDEWEQLANPAELTAEEAQEKADQVKPVTANARAFRVLVRNAMFRRVELAALDQVDALGELDAEAGWDADAWGEAMDKYWDEYEELGTGPDARGPKLLLIEEVPADGLWRVRQIFDDPNGDHDWGISAQVDLTASDAEGRAVVRVTDVGQL, from the coding sequence GTGACCCTTATCGATCAGCTGCCGCCGACCGCCGACCCCGACGCCCTGTACGAAGCCTTCGAGTCGTGGGCCCAGGAACGCGGTCTCACGCTCTACCCCCACCAGGAGGAGGCGCTGATCGAGGTGGTCTCCGGGGCGAACGTGATCGTCTCGACACCCACCGGCTCGGGCAAGAGCATGATCGCGGCGGCCGCCCACTTCGCCGCGCTGGCGCGGGACGAGGTCACCTTCTACACGGCCCCCATCAAAGCCCTGGTGTCGGAGAAGTTCTTCGAGCTGTGCAAGATCTTCGGCACGGAGAACGTCGGCATGCTGACCGGCGACGCGTCCGTCAACGCCGACGCCCCGGTCATCTGCTGCACCGCTGAGGTGCTGGCGTCGATCGCGCTGCGCGACGGCAGGCACGCCGACGTCGGCCAGGTCGTCATGGACGAGTTCCACTTCTACGCGGAGCCGGACCGCGGCTGGGCCTGGCAGATCCCGCTGCTGGAACTGCCGCAGGCGCAGTTCGTCCTGATGTCGGCGACGCTCGGTGACGTCTCCTTCTTCGAGAAGGACCTCGCCCGCCGCACCGGCCGTCCCACCTCGGTGGTCCGCTCGGCGACCCGCCCGGTGCCGCTGTCCTACGAGTACCGCTACACCCCGCTCACCGAGACGCTCACCGATCTGCTGACGGCCCGGCAGGCTCCGGTGTACATCGTGCACTTCACGCAGGCCCAGGCGGTGGAGCGGGCCCAGGCGCTGATGAGCATCAACATGTGCACACGCGAGGAGAAGGACCGGATCGCCGACCTGATCGGCAACTTCCGCTTCACCACCAAGTTCGGCCGCAACCTCTCCCGCTACGTCCGGCACGGCATCGGTGTGCACCACGCCGGCATGCTGCCCAAGTACCGGCGGCTGGTGGAGAAGCTCGCGCAGGCCGGCCTGCTGAAGGTCATCTGCGGTACGGACACGCTGGGCGTGGGCGTCAACGTCCCGATCCGCACGGTGCTGTTCACCGCCCTGACCAAGTACGACGGGAGCCGGGTGCGCACGCTGCGGGCCCGTGAGTTCCATCAGATCGCGGGGCGCGCCGGGCGGGCCGGTTTCGACACCGAGGGGTTCGTCGTCGCTCAGGCCCCCGAGCACGTCGTCGAGAACGAGAAGGCTCTGGCCAAGGCGGGCGACGATCCGAAGAAGCGCCGCAAGGTCGTCCGCAAGAAGGCGCCCGAGGGGTTCGTCGCCTGGTCGGAGCAGAGCTTCGAGAAGCTCATCGGCTCCGATCCCGAACCGCTGACCTCCCGTTTCCGGGTGACGCACACGATGCTGCTGTCGGTGATCGCCCGGCCCGGCAACGCCTTCGAGGCGATGCGGCACCTCCTCGAGGACAACCACGAGCCGCGCAGGCAGCAGCTGCGGCACATCCGGCGGGCGATCGCCATCTACCGCTCGCTGCTGGACGGCGGCATCGTCGAGAAGCTGGACACGCCGGACGCCGAGGGCCGGACCGTCCGGCTGACCGTGGACCTTCAGCAGGACTTCGCGCTGAACCAGCCGCTGTCCACCTTCGCGCTGGCCGCGTTCGAGCTGCTGGACCCGGACTCGCCGTCGTACGCGCTCGACATGGTGTCCGCCGTGGAGTCCACGCTGGACGATCCGCGCCAGATCCTCGCCGCCCAGCAGAACAAGGCACGCGGCGAGGCGGTCGCCCTGATGAAGGCGGACGGCGTCGAGTACGAGGAGCGCATGGAGCGCCTCCAGGACATCACGTACCCGAAGCCGTTGGAGGAGCTGCTCTTCCACGCGTACAACACCTACCGCACGAGCCATCCCTGGGTGGGCGACCATCCGCTGTCGCCGAAGTCCGTGGTACGGGACATGTACGAACGGGCGATGTCCTTCACGGAGTTGGTGTCCCACTACGATCTGGCCCGCACCGAGGGCATCGTGCTGCGGTACCTGGCCAGCGCCTACAAGGCCCTGGAGCACACGGTCCCGGACGACCTGAAGTCCGAGGACCTCCAGGACCTGATCGCCTGGCTGGGTGAGATGGTGCGTCAGGTCGACTCCAGTCTGCTGGACGAGTGGGAGCAGCTGGCCAACCCCGCGGAGTTGACCGCCGAGGAGGCCCAGGAGAAGGCCGACCAGGTCAAGCCGGTCACCGCCAACGCCCGTGCCTTCCGGGTCCTGGTCCGCAACGCCATGTTCCGCCGGGTCGAGCTCGCCGCTCTGGACCAGGTCGACGCGCTGGGCGAGCTGGACGCGGAGGCCGGCTGGGACGCGGACGCCTGGGGTGAGGCGATGGACAAGTACTGGGACGAGTACGAGGAACTCGGCACCGGCCCCGACGCCCGCGGCCCCAAGCTGCTGCTGATCGAGGAGGTGCCGGCCGACGGCCTGTGGCGGGTCCGGCAGATCTTCGACGATCCGAACGGCGACCACGACTGGGGCATCAGCGCGCAGGTCGACCTCACCGCCTCCGACGCGGAGGGCCGTGCGGTCGTCCGGGTCACCGATGTCGGCCAGCTGTGA
- a CDS encoding oxygenase MpaB family protein — protein MKRFERLEHIRRMDPYRDATEIYRLSAAYEFPWDFTRSLELALYRTYAVPRIGRLLAETAELTDRSQQRYDDTSLLLDAVVEHGFGSDRGRTAIRRINRMHRSYDIPNDDMRYVLCTFVVMPKRWIDAYGWRRMSRHETVAGAVHHQTLGRHMGIQDIPGSYEEFESCLDSYEQAHFGWDEGARRVSDATLGLMTSWYPRPLAPLLRTATLALLDDPLLRAFRYTPPSAATRVCVRRAVRLRGRAVRLLPPRRAPHFARQNREIKSYPNGYRLEDLGTHPVPGLGGCPVRHPDTTPAD, from the coding sequence GTGAAGCGCTTCGAGCGACTGGAACACATCCGGCGGATGGACCCGTACCGGGACGCCACGGAGATCTACCGCCTCAGCGCGGCGTACGAATTCCCCTGGGACTTCACCCGGTCGCTCGAACTCGCCCTGTACCGCACGTACGCCGTTCCCCGCATCGGCCGTCTGCTCGCCGAGACCGCGGAGCTCACGGACCGCTCCCAGCAGCGCTACGACGACACCTCGCTCCTCCTGGACGCCGTCGTCGAGCACGGGTTCGGCAGCGACCGGGGCCGGACCGCGATCCGCCGCATCAACCGGATGCACCGCAGTTACGACATCCCCAACGACGACATGCGGTACGTCCTGTGCACCTTCGTCGTGATGCCCAAGCGGTGGATCGACGCCTACGGGTGGCGCAGGATGTCGCGGCACGAGACCGTCGCCGGCGCAGTCCACCACCAGACACTCGGTCGGCACATGGGCATCCAGGACATCCCCGGCTCCTACGAGGAGTTCGAGAGCTGCCTCGACTCCTACGAGCAGGCCCACTTCGGCTGGGACGAGGGCGCGCGCCGGGTCTCGGACGCCACGCTCGGTCTCATGACCTCCTGGTACCCGCGCCCGCTCGCCCCGCTGCTGCGCACCGCCACACTCGCCCTGCTCGACGACCCCCTCCTGCGGGCCTTCCGGTACACCCCGCCGAGCGCCGCCACACGCGTGTGCGTACGCCGCGCGGTGCGGCTGCGCGGCCGCGCGGTCCGGCTGCTGCCGCCCCGGCGCGCCCCGCACTTCGCCCGGCAGAACCGGGAGATCAAGAGCTATCCGAACGGCTACCGGCTGGAGGACCTGGGCACCCACCCGGTGCCGGGCCTCGGCGGCTGCCCGGTGCGGCACCCGGACACCACGCCCGCCGACTGA
- a CDS encoding acyl-CoA thioesterase, which yields MTNPTESLVALLDLEQIEVNIFRGRSPQESLQRVFGGQVAGQALVSAGRTTEGDRPVHSLHAYFLRPGRPGVPIVYEVERVRDGRSFTTRRVTAVQQGRTIFNLTASFHKPEQGSFEHQLPPARAVPDPESLPTVTDEIREHLGALPEQLELMARRQPFDIRYVDRLRWNRDDVKDAEPRSAVWMRAVGPLGDDPLVHTCALTYASDMTLLDAVRIPVEPLWGPRGFDMASLDHAMWFHRPFRADEWFLYDQESPIATGGRGLARGRIYDRAGRMLVSVVQEGLFRAL from the coding sequence ATGACGAATCCGACCGAGAGCCTCGTCGCCCTGCTCGATCTGGAGCAGATCGAGGTCAACATCTTCCGGGGCCGCAGTCCGCAGGAGTCGCTGCAGCGGGTCTTCGGCGGCCAGGTGGCAGGCCAGGCCCTGGTCTCCGCGGGCCGCACCACCGAGGGCGACCGCCCCGTGCACTCGCTGCACGCGTACTTCCTGCGCCCGGGGCGCCCCGGGGTGCCGATCGTGTACGAGGTGGAACGGGTGCGGGACGGGCGGTCGTTCACGACCCGCCGGGTCACCGCCGTGCAGCAGGGACGCACGATCTTCAATCTCACCGCCTCCTTCCACAAACCCGAACAGGGGAGTTTCGAGCACCAGCTGCCGCCGGCCCGCGCGGTTCCGGACCCCGAGTCGCTGCCGACGGTCACGGACGAGATCCGCGAGCATCTGGGCGCGCTGCCGGAGCAGTTGGAGCTGATGGCCCGCCGTCAGCCCTTCGACATCCGCTACGTGGACCGGCTGCGCTGGAACCGGGACGACGTCAAGGACGCCGAGCCGCGCAGCGCGGTGTGGATGCGCGCGGTCGGCCCGCTCGGCGACGATCCGCTGGTGCACACGTGCGCCCTGACCTACGCCAGCGACATGACCTTGCTGGACGCCGTCCGGATCCCGGTGGAACCGCTGTGGGGTCCGCGGGGCTTCGACATGGCGTCGCTGGACCACGCCATGTGGTTCCACCGCCCGTTCCGTGCGGACGAGTGGTTCCTGTACGACCAGGAGTCACCGATCGCCACGGGCGGGCGGGGGCTGGCCCGCGGGCGGATCTACGACCGCGCGGGGCGGATGCTGGTGTCCGTCGTCCAGGAGGGGCTGTTCCGGGCGTTGTAG
- a CDS encoding type B 50S ribosomal protein L31, translating to MQQDKHPDYHPVVFRDRSAGYAFLTRSTATSEQTIEWDDGETYPVVEVEISSESHPFYTGKARTVDTEGRVARFERRYGGEGSG from the coding sequence ATGCAGCAGGACAAGCACCCCGACTACCACCCCGTCGTCTTCCGCGACCGGTCCGCCGGTTACGCCTTCCTCACCCGGTCCACCGCGACCAGCGAGCAGACCATCGAATGGGACGACGGCGAGACCTACCCGGTGGTGGAGGTGGAGATCTCCTCGGAGAGCCACCCCTTCTACACGGGCAAGGCACGCACCGTGGACACGGAAGGGCGCGTCGCCCGCTTCGAGCGCCGGTACGGCGGTGAGGGCTCCGGCTGA
- a CDS encoding metal-dependent hydrolase, translated as MMGPAHSLSGAAAWLGVGAATAAAGKPMPWPVLLVGALICAGAALAPDLDHKAATISRAFGPVSRRLCEIVDKLSSAVYKATRKPGDPRRSGGHRTLTHTWLWAVLIGGGTSVLAITGGRWAVLAILFVHMVLAIEGLLWRAARGASSDVLVWLLAATSAWILAGILDQPGNGAAWLFTAPGQEYLWLGLPIVLGALVHDIGDALTVSGCPILWPIPVGRKRWYPVGPPKAMRFKAGSWVEIKVLMPAFMLLGGVGGVVALNVV; from the coding sequence ATGATGGGACCAGCACACTCACTGTCGGGAGCCGCGGCCTGGCTCGGCGTCGGAGCGGCGACGGCCGCCGCAGGAAAACCGATGCCCTGGCCGGTGCTCCTGGTCGGCGCGCTCATCTGCGCCGGCGCCGCCCTCGCCCCGGACCTGGACCACAAGGCGGCGACGATATCCCGCGCCTTCGGGCCCGTCTCCCGGAGACTGTGCGAGATCGTCGACAAGCTGTCGTCCGCCGTCTACAAGGCCACCAGGAAGCCGGGCGACCCGCGCCGCTCCGGCGGTCACCGCACCCTCACCCACACCTGGCTGTGGGCGGTCCTGATCGGCGGGGGCACCTCCGTTCTGGCGATCACCGGCGGCCGGTGGGCGGTGCTGGCCATTCTCTTCGTCCATATGGTGCTGGCCATCGAGGGCCTGCTGTGGCGGGCGGCCCGGGGCGCCAGCAGCGATGTACTGGTGTGGCTGCTCGCCGCGACCAGCGCGTGGATCCTCGCGGGCATTCTGGACCAGCCGGGCAACGGCGCCGCCTGGCTGTTCACGGCACCGGGCCAGGAGTACCTGTGGCTGGGGCTGCCGATCGTCCTGGGCGCGCTGGTCCACGACATCGGGGACGCGCTGACCGTCTCCGGCTGCCCGATCCTGTGGCCCATACCGGTGGGCCGCAAGCGCTGGTACCCCGTAGGACCGCCGAAGGCGATGCGGTTCAAGGCGGGCAGCTGGGTGGAGATCAAGGTGCTGATGCCGGCGTTCATGCTGCTCGGCGGAGTGGGCGGCGTGGTGGCGCTCAACGTGGTCTGA
- a CDS encoding DEAD/DEAH box helicase, protein MVAQTPPPPHAPAQYAELTRCSAVFVPGDPARTGRVAFWRPDGSAPPAVDAASVEELTVVVPGETGVETVSVPAALLPVRAALPVLTRARARDEGHPAAVFWGAAAVHALGLVARGLLLPGLSPAGHDAWRTGPLDAEDIEAVRRLAAAMPPEAHALPVDGPGPLRLPDPERLLRAFLDAVADTLPRSPAAPLVTGAPAYAVPQRQHLPELRDWAADVAAGHDAGVRLSLRVEVHGLTDLTGLTDPLDDDTMDSDTMDSDTMGDDGANATFRVVLQVHSVSDPALVADATDVWAGPANGADGADGGFGPRTRTDTLLALRRAARAWAPLAPLLSATVPDAVDLADEEVTELLGEGTRALAGAGVDVHWPRELTRELTTRAEIGPAAGERRPERSGRPDVAGASQGPSFLSADALLAFDWSFALGDRQLTRAELDRLAETKRPVVRLRDQWVLLDPREVLRARARHDHEVRPVDALGAALTGSVEVDGHRIEVRPTGWLAALRDRLADPEGQRPVAQPAALAATLRDYQRRGLNWLAHMTSVGLGCCLADDMGLGKTITLIALHLHRQSDPVSAGPTLVVCPTSLMGNWQREIERFAPGTPVRRFHGARRSLDDLAEGEFVLTTYGTMRLDAPRLAEVDWAMVVADEAQHVKNPYAATARQLRSIGARARVALTGTPVENNLSELWAILDWATPGLLGRLGTFRRQYAEAVESGQDPAAAERLARLVRPFLLRRRKSDPGIAPELPPKTETDHPVSLTQEQTGLYEAVVREALAEISGTDSMARRGMIVKLLTGLKQICNHPAQFLKEDRPVLAGRSGKLELLDELLDTVLAEGAGVLVFTQYVRMARLLERHLAARGVPSQFLHGGTPVAGREAMVRRFQDGEVPVFLLSLKAAGTGLNLTRAEHVVHYDRWWNPAVEAQATDRAYRIGQTRPVQVHRLIAEGTIEDRIAALLVRKRELADAVLGSGEAALTELTDAELADLVELREGAR, encoded by the coding sequence ATCGTCGCGCAGACGCCTCCCCCGCCGCACGCTCCCGCTCAGTACGCCGAACTGACCCGCTGTTCAGCCGTATTCGTACCCGGTGATCCGGCCCGCACCGGCCGGGTCGCCTTCTGGCGGCCCGACGGGTCGGCTCCCCCTGCCGTGGACGCGGCGTCGGTCGAGGAGCTGACCGTCGTCGTTCCCGGCGAGACCGGAGTGGAGACGGTGAGCGTCCCGGCGGCACTGCTGCCGGTACGCGCCGCGCTGCCCGTCCTCACCCGGGCACGGGCACGCGACGAAGGGCACCCTGCCGCCGTGTTCTGGGGCGCTGCCGCCGTGCACGCCCTGGGTCTGGTGGCGCGCGGACTGCTGCTGCCGGGACTGTCCCCGGCCGGCCACGACGCCTGGCGCACGGGGCCGCTGGACGCGGAGGACATCGAGGCGGTGCGCCGGCTGGCCGCCGCGATGCCGCCCGAGGCACACGCCCTGCCGGTGGACGGCCCCGGGCCGCTGCGCCTGCCCGATCCCGAACGGCTGCTGCGCGCCTTCCTCGACGCGGTCGCCGACACCTTGCCCCGCTCCCCCGCCGCACCCCTCGTCACCGGCGCCCCCGCCTACGCGGTACCGCAGCGGCAGCACCTGCCCGAACTGCGCGACTGGGCCGCCGACGTCGCCGCGGGCCACGACGCCGGCGTACGCCTGTCCCTGCGCGTCGAGGTGCACGGCCTCACGGACCTGACGGGGCTCACGGATCCCCTGGACGACGACACCATGGACAGCGACACCATGGACAGCGACACCATGGGTGACGACGGCGCGAACGCCACGTTCCGAGTGGTGCTCCAGGTGCACAGTGTGAGCGACCCCGCGCTCGTCGCGGACGCCACCGACGTGTGGGCCGGCCCCGCGAACGGCGCAGACGGCGCAGACGGCGGCTTCGGACCGCGCACCCGGACGGACACGCTGCTCGCGCTCCGCCGCGCCGCCCGCGCCTGGGCCCCGCTCGCCCCCCTGCTGTCGGCGACCGTGCCGGACGCGGTCGACCTCGCCGACGAGGAGGTCACCGAGCTCCTCGGAGAGGGCACCAGGGCGCTCGCCGGCGCGGGCGTCGACGTGCACTGGCCCAGGGAGCTGACCCGCGAACTGACCACCCGCGCGGAGATCGGTCCCGCTGCCGGCGAGCGGCGCCCCGAGCGCTCCGGGCGGCCCGATGTCGCGGGCGCCTCCCAGGGACCGTCCTTCCTGTCGGCCGACGCACTGCTCGCCTTCGACTGGTCGTTCGCCCTGGGCGACCGGCAGCTCACCCGCGCGGAGCTGGACCGGCTCGCGGAGACCAAGCGTCCCGTCGTGCGGCTGCGCGACCAGTGGGTGCTGCTCGACCCTCGGGAGGTGCTCCGCGCCCGTGCGCGCCACGACCACGAGGTACGGCCCGTCGACGCGCTCGGGGCCGCCCTGACCGGCTCGGTGGAGGTGGACGGCCACCGGATCGAGGTGCGGCCCACCGGCTGGCTGGCGGCCCTGCGGGACCGTCTCGCCGACCCCGAGGGACAGCGGCCCGTCGCACAGCCGGCGGCCCTCGCCGCCACCCTGCGGGACTACCAGCGGCGCGGGCTGAACTGGCTGGCCCACATGACCTCCGTGGGCCTGGGCTGCTGTCTCGCCGACGACATGGGCCTCGGCAAGACCATCACCCTGATCGCCCTGCATCTGCACCGGCAGTCCGACCCCGTGTCCGCCGGACCCACCCTCGTGGTGTGCCCGACCTCCCTGATGGGCAACTGGCAGCGGGAGATCGAACGGTTCGCGCCCGGTACACCGGTACGCCGCTTCCACGGTGCACGGCGCTCACTGGACGACCTGGCCGAGGGCGAGTTCGTCCTCACCACGTACGGCACCATGCGCCTGGACGCTCCCCGGCTCGCCGAGGTGGACTGGGCCATGGTCGTCGCCGACGAGGCCCAGCACGTGAAGAACCCCTACGCGGCGACGGCCCGGCAGCTGCGCTCCATCGGCGCACGCGCGCGCGTGGCGCTCACCGGCACGCCCGTGGAGAACAACCTCTCGGAACTGTGGGCCATCCTGGACTGGGCGACGCCCGGCCTGCTCGGCCGGCTCGGCACCTTCCGCAGGCAGTACGCGGAGGCCGTGGAGAGCGGGCAGGACCCGGCAGCGGCAGAGCGGCTGGCCCGGCTGGTGCGGCCGTTCCTGCTGCGCCGCCGCAAGTCGGACCCCGGGATCGCGCCCGAGCTGCCGCCGAAGACGGAGACGGACCATCCGGTGTCGCTCACCCAGGAGCAGACGGGGCTGTACGAGGCCGTGGTGCGGGAGGCCCTCGCCGAGATCTCCGGCACCGACAGCATGGCGCGACGGGGAATGATCGTGAAGCTGCTGACCGGGCTCAAGCAGATCTGCAACCACCCGGCGCAGTTCCTCAAGGAGGACCGTCCGGTGCTCGCTGGGCGGTCCGGGAAGCTGGAGTTGCTGGACGAGCTCCTCGACACGGTGCTCGCCGAGGGGGCCGGGGTGCTGGTCTTCACGCAGTACGTGCGGATGGCCCGTCTCCTGGAGCGTCACCTCGCCGCACGGGGCGTGCCGTCGCAGTTCCTGCACGGCGGCACGCCGGTGGCCGGGCGCGAGGCGATGGTGCGGCGTTTCCAGGACGGCGAGGTCCCGGTCTTCCTGCTGTCGTTGAAGGCCGCGGGCACGGGCCTGAACCTCACCCGTGCCGAGCACGTCGTGCACTACGACCGCTGGTGGAACCCCGCCGTCGAGGCGCAGGCGACGGACCGCGCGTACCGCATCGGCCAGACCCGGCCGGTACAGGTGCACCGGCTGATCGCCGAGGGCACGATCGAGGACCGCATCGCCGCACTGCTGGTCCGCAAGCGCGAACTGGCGGACGCGGTGCTCGGCTCCGGGGAGGCGGCGCTCACCGAACTGACGGACGCCGAACTGGCGGATCTGGTGGAACTGCGAGAGGGAGCACGATGA